The Lactuca sativa cultivar Salinas chromosome 2, Lsat_Salinas_v11, whole genome shotgun sequence genome includes a window with the following:
- the LOC122196433 gene encoding uncharacterized protein LOC122196433, whose product MKKSGGRSSKPCNNMQKKNQTPPAATVPKPMEPAELIHWLGSGHGHLAVYTVDVRRNTVKIKSDLKDPEKYSLMFIYDAYRAGRITLRLLQLVGPNIQEMVTITKDFKKGPGQQFIHDGLSFPLYKSGYTKVYHLVIEAQVTEDGIENNILETTLASVEKVSSEIIITVNNQILSANGRKSVCHDMDGVKYSTQSDEDDPYNGCNICYNKVNPGILFPIGKLKLFEEVIAEESNGNRVYKGTYDKSSVTVERIPKVHGHVTDQVIQILKKSGQHANIVGFIAKEETENFVFFVYESCECTLHDLISSVFHDKKSNEYKVRIPSFMHLKLWKPDNNSPSECLLKLLRGIVEGIAHFDEHGIIPNLNPRRIFICKAPSGITAKVLGMGISTTGKSSFIISCNI is encoded by the exons ATGAAAAAATCTGGAGGGAGGAGTTCAAAGCCCTGTAACAATATGCAGAAAAAGAATCAAACCCCCCCTGCAGCTACCGTGCCTAAACCTATGGAGCCTGCTGAACTGATTCATTGGCTTGGTTCTGGGCATGGGCATCTTGCGGTTTACACTGTTGATGTCAGGAGAAATACAGTGAAGATCAAGTCCGATCTAAAAGACCCCGAGAAATACAGTTTGATGTTCATTTATGATGCCTATAGAGCTGGCAG GATTACCCTTCGCTTATTGCAATTGGTGGGTCCCAATATACAAGAGATGGTTACAATCACAAAGGATTTCAAAAAGGGGCCAGGCCAGCAATTCATACATGATGGACTTAGCTTTCCCTTATATAAGTCTGGCTACACAAAGGTCTATCATTTAGTAATAGAGGCACAAGTAACAGAAGATGGAATTGAGAATAATATTTTGGAAACAACTTTAGCATCGGTTGAGAAGGTGAGCAGTGAAATCATTATTACGGTTAATAACCAGATCCTATCGGCGAATGGAAGGAAGTCTGTCTGTCATGATATGGATGGAGTTAAATATTCCACGCAATCGGATGAGGATGATCCTTATAATGGTTGTAACATCTGTTATAATAAAGTGAATCCTGGTATACTTTTTCCAATCGGGAAGTTGAAACTTTTTGAAGAAGTAATTGCAGAGGAGAGTAATGGGAATCGTGTATACAAGGGAACTTATGATAAATCATCGGTTACTGTGGAAAGGATTCCCAAGGTGCATGGTCATGTTACAGACCAAGTGATTCAAATTCTCAAGAAATCTGGACAGCATGCTAATATTGTAGGGTTTATTGCTAAGGAGGAgactgaaaattttgttttttttgtttatgaGAGTTGTGAATGCACCTTACATGATTTGATATCATCAGTTTTTCATGATAAAAAATCGAATGAATACAAAGTGAGAATTCCAAGTTTCATGCATCTGAAACTGTGGAAGCCCGATAATAATTCTCCTTCAGAGTGCTTGTTGAAACTTTTGAG GGGCATAGTTGAAGGAATTGCCCATTTCGACGAACATGGAATTATTCCGAACTTAAACCCTCGAAGGATCTTTATATGCAAAGCTCCTTCCGGTATCACTGCAAAAGTCTTGGGAATGGGCATTAGCACAACAGGCAAATCTTCTTTTATAATTTCATGTAACATATGA
- the LOC111887631 gene encoding uncharacterized protein LOC111887631 has protein sequence MFTIELHHGGRFTKFPGISYIEGKLDHIDLVDMDEFSVHELDEVMLKLGYDVPPVIYYHYQLPNGDLEFGLRALGNDIDVLSLAQYIEHHKIIKVYTEHNETKLLTYFMSPRVKPRVIIEEIADDVPTATVGDQDVPNLELCLVRYETPEYNSNKRLRLVDGIQSCSKKLCFNLEHTATVGDQDAHVEIGNEGANISEQGATVSGQDTHVEIGNEGANVSDQCAAVGNQDTEVHDQGAAVGNQDTEVHDQGAAVGNQDTEVHDQGAAVGNQDTEVHDQGANVGDQEVNTREFDTFDDQPFQFEDFDPFFDQYTFNDGNDQSMGVGAELGTGLGEVQFESEGVCEGLGEGGSEGGSEGSEEDSDFLEDEENYVSDIEVDMSDFYMNVDLDVEYVDRGKGVETENEIVDTEDVEDVEVIDNDEWDSLGEDSDDERRKAILKQMVKEKKCSLGEVHTVTFQVGQKYKSKKEIKDKVNKLAIETRRNLGFKKNDKTRLRVVCKGNVPNVNASGVGKGNKLNCSWSMQTSRSKDSDYWYVKTLLDKHTCVQTRKLRACTAKYISAEILDMVESNPTVPLRSIQEQVQKRLQVGVSIHKVQRAKATATKQVSGDYTKQYEVLRDYLMELQATNVGTTVKLEVVNEPNSTRETRQFKRVYICLGALKKGFKAGLRDILGLDGAFMKGPFPGQVLTAVGLDSNNGIYPLAYAIVETENMSSWKWFLECLGDDLELCSNSNFTFISDRQKGLLPAIAQLYPQAEHRFCLRHIYENMRKKWKTKEYKDHLWQCAIATTVPEFEHYMNELNKFDKDAFEWLKKIPPHHWARSHFSGRAGSDILLNNLCEVFNSKLIHGRNKPIISCLEYIRQYLMKRICNVKKVMSKAPGPLTPTASKLLERNREASVQYRARWNGTAKYEVYGPWHDQHVVDMKNMSCTCRRWELNGIPCRHAIATIHEMVDSGDKVGELYTYVNKVYCLQTWNEAYSYTVDPIKGRAMWPKSTCPFQLTPPPHHNQPGRPKTKRKRSADEKYDKHMQNHGAGEPEKLTRKFVSVRCGKCNNRGHNSRTCKGQGGNAGRNEGGHAGSSQGGNA, from the exons ATGTTCACTATTGAGCTCCATCATGGAGGGAGGTTCACAAAATTCCCAGGGATAAGCTACATTGAAGGAAAATTAGACCACATTGACTTGGTAGACATGGATGAGTTCTCTGTGCATGAGTTGGACGAGGTGATGCTGAAGCTTGGTTATGATGTACCACCAGTCATTTACTACCACTATCAATTGCCAAATGGAGATTTGGAGTTTGGTCTTAGAGCTCTAGGGAATGATATTGATGTACTTAGTCTTGCACAGTACATTGAACATCATAAGATCATCAAGGTATACACTGAACATAATGAAACTAAGTTACTTACATACTTTATGTCTCCAAGAGTTAAACCTAGGGTCATAATTGAGGAAATAGCAGATGATGTGCCCACTGCAACTGTTGGTGATCAAGATGTCCCAAATCTTGAATTGTGTTTAGTAAGATACGAGACACCCGAATACAATTCAAATAAGAGATTGAGGTTAGTTGATGGGATTCAATCATGTAGTAAGAAATTGTGTTTCAACTTGGAACACACTGCAACTGTTGGTGATCAAGATGCACATGTTGAAATTGGTAATGAAGGTGCAAATATTAGTGAGCAAGGTGCAACTGTTAGTGGTCAAGATACACATGTTGAAATTGGTAATGAAGGAGCAAATGTTAGTGATCAATGTGCAGCTGTTGGTAATCAAGATACAGAAGTTCATGATCAAGGTGCAGCTGTTGGTAATCAAGATACAGAAGTTCATGATCAAGGTGCAGCTGTTGGTAATCAAGATACAGAAGTTCATGATCAAGGTGCAGCTGTTGGTAATCAAGATACAGAAGTTCATGATCAAGGTGCAAATGTTGGTGACCAAGAAGTAAATACAAGAGAGTTTGATACCTTTGATGACCAACCATTTCaatttgaagactttgatccttTCTTTGATCAATATACTTTTAATGATGGTAATGATCAGAGTATGGGTGTTGGTGCAGAACTTGGCACAGGACTAGGGGAAGTTCAATTTGAAAGTGAGGGAGTTTGTGAAGGACTTGGTGAAGGAGGTAGTGAAGGGGGTAGTGAAGGGAGTGAGGAAGACAGTGATTTTCTTGAAGATGAAGAAAACTATGTAAGTGATATTGAGGTGGACATGAGTGATTTCTATATGAATGTTGATCTAGATGTTGAATATGTTGACAGAGGAAAAGGTGTTGAGACTGAAAATGAAATTGTTGATACAGAAGATGTTGAAGATGTTGAAGTAATTGATAATGATGAATGGGACTCATTAGGTGAAGATAGTGATGATGAAAGAAGGAAAGCAATATTAAAACAGATGGTGAAGGAGAAGAAGTGCTCTCTTGGTGAAGTCCATACAGTTACTTTTCAAGTGGGTCAAAAGTATAAAAGTAAAAAGGAAATTAAGGACAAAGTCAACAAACTTGCCATTGAGACTAGAAGGAATCTTGGCTTCAAGAAAAACGACAAAACAAGGCTTAGGGTTGTGTGTAAAGGTAATGTACCTAATGTAAATGCAAGTGGGGTAGGTAAGGGCAATAAATTAAATTGTTCTTGGTCAATGCAGACTTCACGGTCAAAAGATAGTGATTATTGGTATGTGAAAACTTTACTGGACAAACATACTTGTGTTCAAACTAGAAAACTTAGGGCTTGCACTGCGAAGTATATATCTGCAGAAATCTTAGACATGGTCGAGTCTAACCCTACAGTACCCCTTCGAAGCATTCAAGAGCAAGTTCAGAAGAGGCTTCAAGTTGGTGTGTCCATACACAAAGTACAGAGAGCAAAAGCAACAGCTACAAAGCAAGTGAGTGGTGACTACACAAAGCAATACGAGGTGTTAAGAGATTATCTTATGGAACTACAAGCAACTAATGTGGGTACAACTGTGAAGCTTGAGGTTGTTAATGAGCCTAACAGTACTAGAGAAACAAGGCAGTTTAAAAGGGTGTATATttgcttaggggcattaaagaaAGGGTTTAAAGCAGGTTTAAGAGATATTTTGGGACTAGATGGTGCTTTTATGAAAGGACCCTTTCCAGGCCAAGTACTCACAGCAGTTGGATTGGATTCAAACAACGGCATATACCCACTTGCATATGCCATTGTTGAGACTGAAAATATGAGTAGCTGGAAATGGTTTCTAGAATGCTTGGGAGATGACTTAGAGTTGTGCTCAAATTCTAACTTTACTTTCATAAGTGATAGACAAAAG GGACTCTTACCTGCTATAGCACAACTATACCCACAGGCTGAGCATCGATTCTGTCTAAGACATATTTATGAGAACATGAGGAAAAAATGGAAAACAAAAGAGTATAAAGATCACTTATGGCAGTGTGCAATAGCAACCACAGTACCAGAATTTGAACACTACATGAATGAACTTAACAAGTTTGATAAGGATGCTTTTGAGTGGTTGAAGAAAATCCCCCCTCACCATTGGGCCAGAAGCCACTTTTCAG GCAGAGCAGGATCAGATATATTGCTCAACAATTTATGTGAGGTTTTCAACAGTAAGCTTATTCATGGTAGGAATAAGCCCATCATAAGTTGTCTTGAGTACATTAGGCAGTACCTTATGAAGAGGATTTGCAATGTGAAGAAAGTGATGTCCAAAGCTCCAGGTCCACTCACTCCAACAGCATCAAAGTTACTTGAGAGAAATAGGGAAGCTTCAGTCCAATATAGAGCTAGATGGAATGGGACTGCAAAGTATGAAGTTTATGGTCCTTGGCATGACCAGCATGTGGTTGACATGAAAAATATGTCATGTACATGTAGAAGGTGGGAATTGAATGGGATTCCATGCAGGCATGCCATAGCTACAATACATGAAATGGTTGATAGTGGAGACAAAGTTGGGGAACTTTACACTTATGTTAACAAAGTGTATTGTCTTCAAACATGGAATGAAGCTTACTCTTACACTGTGGACCCTATAAAGGGTAGAGCCATGTGGCCAAAAAGTACCTGTCCATTTCAATTAACACCACCACCACATCACAATCAACCTGGGAGACCTAAGACCAAGAGAAAGAGAAGTGCAGATGAAAAATATGATAAACATATGCAAAATCATGGTGCAGGTGAACCTGAAAAACTTACCAGAAAGTTTGTTAGTGTTAGGTGTGGGAAATGCAACAATAGGGGTCATAACTCAAGGACGTGCAAGGGTCAAGGTGGGAATGCAGGAAGAAATGAAGGAGGGCATGCAGGAAGCAGTCAAGGAGGGAATGCATGA